CGAAAATCCATCCGTACGATTCCCGCCGGAATGCCGATAAGATGCCGCACCACCGGCAGCAAACGCGAAATAAAAACTCCCATCGAACCAAAGTGCGTGGCCCAACGCTCCGCGCCTTCCACTTTCTCCGGCGAAATCATCGCGTAACGTCCGTAGCGCAGCACCAGCGGACGCCCCGCCACGCGCGCCGTCCAATACATGATCGCCGCGCCAATCCACGAGCCCAGCGTCCCCACGATAATGATGCCCGCGATGGAAAGATTTCCGTTCGCATGCGTGTACGCCAAATGCGCGGCCGGCGGAATAATAACTTCGCTGGGCAGCGGGACGATGGTGCTTTCCATCGC
This sequence is a window from Verrucomicrobiia bacterium. Protein-coding genes within it:
- a CDS encoding DedA family protein — its product is MFKSLLDWYTNALQTGGLPLVGLMMAMESTIVPLPSEVIIPPAAHLAYTHANGNLSIAGIIIVGTLGSWIGAAIMYWTARVAGRPLVLRYGRYAMISPEKVEGAERWATHFGSMGVFISRLLPVVRHLIGIPAGIVRMDFRWYSLFTLLGSGIWCCVLCWLGVKMGQDEQLMKGEYRHMVMWVGAIVLALGAVYYFFVHRHMKKIPAAAK